The Caballeronia sp. NK8 genome includes a window with the following:
- a CDS encoding amino acid ABC transporter permease yields MGNQSTYGAGARAAEVPPNMPPDARPQTSPPEEFTVVPLRHPGRWLCAALMLFVLLSIADLLITNPRWEWRTVLDYLFSAPILAGVGNTLLLTVLAEIVGIGLGILLAIMRLSENPLLSWSSAGFTWIFRGIPPLVMILFIYFFSALVPTLSIGIPFGPSIKLIATNKVVTQMAAAVIGLGLAQAAYVSEIVRSGILSVSAGQSRAALALGMTPLRAMRHIIFPQAMRVVIPPLSNEVISMVKATSLVSVIAYTELLTTVQVIYARTFEQIPLLMVAVIWYGAITTVLTLVQSRIEKRLNKSVKVMKKEK; encoded by the coding sequence ATGGGAAATCAATCAACGTATGGCGCGGGAGCACGCGCCGCCGAAGTGCCGCCGAACATGCCGCCTGACGCGCGCCCGCAGACGTCGCCGCCGGAAGAGTTCACGGTCGTGCCTCTGCGCCATCCGGGCCGCTGGCTGTGCGCGGCCCTGATGCTGTTCGTTCTGCTCTCGATCGCCGATCTGCTGATCACCAATCCGCGCTGGGAATGGCGCACCGTGCTCGACTATCTGTTCAGCGCGCCGATTCTGGCGGGCGTCGGCAATACGCTGTTACTGACGGTGCTTGCAGAGATCGTCGGCATCGGTCTGGGGATCCTGCTGGCGATCATGCGGTTATCCGAGAATCCGCTGCTGTCGTGGTCGAGCGCCGGCTTTACATGGATCTTCCGTGGCATTCCACCGCTCGTGATGATCCTCTTCATCTACTTCTTCTCTGCGCTGGTGCCGACCTTGTCCATCGGCATTCCGTTCGGCCCGTCAATCAAGCTGATCGCCACCAACAAGGTCGTCACCCAGATGGCGGCGGCCGTGATCGGCCTCGGTCTCGCGCAGGCCGCGTATGTCTCGGAGATCGTGCGATCGGGGATCCTGTCGGTGTCAGCAGGACAGAGCCGCGCGGCGCTTGCGCTCGGCATGACGCCGTTGCGCGCGATGCGTCACATCATCTTTCCGCAGGCGATGCGCGTGGTGATCCCGCCGCTCAGCAACGAAGTGATCTCGATGGTCAAGGCGACTTCGCTCGTCAGCGTGATCGCCTACACCGAACTGCTCACGACCGTGCAGGTGATCTACGCGCGCACCTTCGAGCAGATTCCCCTGCTGATGGTGGCGGTGATCTGGTACGGCGCGATCACGACCGTGCTGACGCTGGTCCAGAGCCGGATCGAGAAGCGTCTGAACAAGTCGGTGAAAGTGATGAAGAAGGAGAAATGA